CTGGCGCTCCGCCTCGGCCAGGATCTCCGTCAGCCGGAGCCCGAACCCCGCGTCCCGCGCGTCCGGCTCGCCCGTGCGGGCCGCCGCGAGCAGCGCGTCCAGCGCCCGACCGTAGGCGCCGGGCACGTCGCTCCACTCGGGCAGCTCGAAGATGCCCTCGGCCCCGCGCAGTTCCAGTCCCACCCCGGCGGCCGCCCGTGGCGCGCCCAGGCTGAGCACGGCGGTGCTGGCGGCGCCCGAGGCGTGACGCAGGGCCAGTTGCACCACGTCGGAGGGGCCCCGGGTGGCGGAGACTGCGGTGACGTCGCCGAGCACCGGGATCAGGACGGACAGGGCGTGCGGGCCGACGTCCCACAGCCCGCCCTTGGCCTTGCGCCAGGGCGAGTCGGGGTGACCGCCGGGGGTCCCGTCGGGCGGGTAGAGGGCGCCGAGCCAGTGGGCGGACGCGGTGAACCAGCCGGAGCGCCCGGTCTGCTCCTCGACCCACCCGGCGGTCGGCTGGGCGAACCGGAGGGTCAGGAAGACGACGGAGGCGACCTCGTGCTCCGCCGCGGCGGCGGCCACGGCCGAGGCGTCCGCCACCGTCGTCGCGACGGGCTTGTCGAGCAGCAGATGGCATCCGGCGGCGGCCGCGCGGACCGCGAGCGGAGCCTGTACGTCGGGCGGCAGGGCGAACGCCACGACGTCACAGTCGGCGAACAGTTCGTCGGGGTCTTCGTACACCTTCACGCCGTGGGCGCGGGCGAGTTCGGCCGCCGCCTCGGGGCGCCTGCCCCACACCCCGACGAAGTCGGAGCCGGCGTGCGCGGCGAGGGCGGGGGCGTGCGTGCGTTGGGCCCAGGGGCCGGTGCCCAGCAGGCCGACCCGGGGTCGGGGGCTCTCGGCGGCGTCCACGGAGGAGCCACCGGCGGAGTTCAAATCATACGAAATGCTCACCCGCTCAGTGTGCCGCACCCGGACGGGTGTGCCATCGCCGACCCGCACGACCGTTCCCACCTGCGGCGCACATCTCGGTAACACGGGGTTCACACACGGGCAACGGAAGAGAAATCGCGTGGGGGCACGCTGCGGTCATCACCGCAGCACGCGATCGCAGCGCCGCGACCGGCGAGCCGGCGGCCGAAACCGCGGCACCGCACACGCAGCGCCGCGAACGCAACACCCGCAGAGTCCGCGCCGGAGCGACGCACCGAAGGATGGGGCCCGTGAGCTACAAGGCTGAGTACATCTGGATCGACGGCACGGAGCCGACGGCCAAGCTTCGCTCCAAGACGCGGATCCTCGCCGACGGCGACGCGCTGCCGATCTGGGGCTTCGACGGATCGAGCACCAACCAGGCCGAGGGACACGCCTCCGACCGTGTGCTGCAGCCGGTGTTCTCCTGCCCGGACCCGATCCGCGGCGGGGACAACGTCCTCGTCCTGTGCGAGGTCATGAACATCGACATGACCCCCCACGAGTCGAACACGCGCGCACTGCTCCGTCCGATCGCCGAGAAGTTCGCGGGCCAGGAGCCGATCTTCGGCATCGAGCAGGAGTACACCTTCTTCGACGGCGCCCGCCCGCTCGGCTTCCCGGTCAACGGCTTCCCCGCCGCCCAGGGCGGCTACTACTGCGGCGTCGGCTCGGACGAGATCTTCGGCCGCGACATCGTCGAGAAGCACCTCGACCACTGCCTCGTGGCCGGCCTGAGCATCTCCGGCATCAACGCCGAGGTCATGCCCGGCCAGTGGGAGTTCCAGGTCGGCCCCGTCGGCCCGCTGGAGGTCTCCGACCAGCTGTGGATCGCGCGCTGGCTGCTCTACCGCACGGCCGAGGACTTCAACGTCTCCGCGACGCTGAACCCGAAGCCGGTCAAGGGCGACTGGAACGGCGCGGGCGCCCACACCAACTTCTCCACGAAGGCGATGCGCGAGGACTACCGCGCGATCATCTCCGCGTGCGAGTCCCTGGGCGAGGGCAGCAAGCCGCTCGACCACGTCAAGAACTACGGCGCCGGCATCGACGAGCGCCTGACGGGTCTGCACGAGACCGCCCCGTGGAACGAGTTCAGCTACGGCGTCTCCGACCGCGGCGCCTCGGTGCGCATCCCGTGGCAGGTCGAGAAGGACGGCAAGGGCTACATCGAGGACCGCCGGCCGAACGCCAACGTGGACCCGTACGTGGTGACCCGCCT
This region of Streptomyces sp. NBC_00513 genomic DNA includes:
- a CDS encoding Gfo/Idh/MocA family protein produces the protein MNSAGGSSVDAAESPRPRVGLLGTGPWAQRTHAPALAAHAGSDFVGVWGRRPEAAAELARAHGVKVYEDPDELFADCDVVAFALPPDVQAPLAVRAAAAGCHLLLDKPVATTVADASAVAAAAAEHEVASVVFLTLRFAQPTAGWVEEQTGRSGWFTASAHWLGALYPPDGTPGGHPDSPWRKAKGGLWDVGPHALSVLIPVLGDVTAVSATRGPSDVVQLALRHASGAASTAVLSLGAPRAAAGVGLELRGAEGIFELPEWSDVPGAYGRALDALLAAARTGEPDARDAGFGLRLTEILAEAERQLGA
- the glnII gene encoding glutamine synthetase, with the protein product MSYKAEYIWIDGTEPTAKLRSKTRILADGDALPIWGFDGSSTNQAEGHASDRVLQPVFSCPDPIRGGDNVLVLCEVMNIDMTPHESNTRALLRPIAEKFAGQEPIFGIEQEYTFFDGARPLGFPVNGFPAAQGGYYCGVGSDEIFGRDIVEKHLDHCLVAGLSISGINAEVMPGQWEFQVGPVGPLEVSDQLWIARWLLYRTAEDFNVSATLNPKPVKGDWNGAGAHTNFSTKAMREDYRAIISACESLGEGSKPLDHVKNYGAGIDERLTGLHETAPWNEFSYGVSDRGASVRIPWQVEKDGKGYIEDRRPNANVDPYVVTRLITDTCCTALEKDGLL